The DNA region gaaaagtttCTTCGACATAAAAAGTGGGAGCTCAACAATGTCCTCAACAGGACAACATACACCAGATTTACTTATGTTGTAACTGAAAATCAATAGAGGCCCAAAAACTTCCACCAAAATCCTCCAACTACTACCCAGATGGCGGCATTTGTAAGAGCCATTATGAAGCCCATTTTGAATACGTCGGGAAGGTCAACGTAACCAGCTGTTCAAGAACAATAAAAATCTAATTAGACATCACACTGCAATAGATTTTAAAAGGacaagagaaataataatattcaaataaagaagaatgaaagaatATTGACATCTTCAAATGATTTATGATCATCAATCATGGCAATAATCACAACAAAAACCTTCTATTTTCCATCACTAACGAACCGAATAGCAGAAAGTAAAACCCTCCAAAAGAAATGGTGGAAATGAGAAACGGAAACTATAGATCAGAACCATAAGTGAAATGAAATAAGACTAACCCTCGTCTAAAAGCAAGGATAAATGAATAATTTACACATGACTGTATAAAAGAGTCGCACCTCCATAGTATACAGCAGCCTGACCGCTGCTATAATGTGTTATAGCACCGAAAAGATTAGTGTTGTAAGCCAAAGCCAGAGCTGCCAACATGCCAGGAACCCCCGCTGCCAAGTGCATTGCAAGGAATGCAGAGTATAAAGCTCCAACATGACCTGTTTGACTTGCAAAGAGGTAGTGGATCAAGAAGTAAGATGCCTGAAGAATGCCAAATGCCGCTGACCaacttagagagagagactggAGGGACTTGGCCACACTATCAGACATCCAGGCGACGATACCAAGGTTTGTCAATTGTCCAGCCATACCCACTAGAACCGCAAACCAAGCCAAGGTATCCCATGCTGATTTTTCACTTAAGCAATCCTCCCAATTCAGGACTCCCAGCAAAAGGAGTATCGATAAGCCTATCATTGCACCTACAACACTTGCTATACCAAGAGCCTCTCTACAGACCAACAAAATAGTCGTTATTCAGAAGCCTAACAGGACAAAACAGATTTGAATAGAAACCACAACTTGCAAACATAATGAGTTGCGAACTGTgatctaaaaaatatattatatatagcacATTCTATATATACACTAAGAAATAGAATGATTATTATTGGGAATATGATCACATTCAAACAAAAGCTCCAAAAATGGATCAAATATAGAACATATTTCCGTGCAGCATTAGGGAAATTGGTCGACACATTCCAAAAGATACTAGAGATTATTACTCATGTGATCAGAGGGCACTGTCATGTTGATTTAAGACAACCCACATTTCAACCTTTCACTTCTGATATTCTGAAACCAAACCATGGGAATCCCCAAATCGTTAAACAAAAATGTGCAGAATACGTAGCATATTTTTTTACTGCTATCGCTTGGAACTTTCTGAAAGGTATCAAGCACAGTGAATGGTTGCACACGCTCATcacaatatttcattttcaaatgaaGTGGAACAGGATCAAGggctataaaaataaatggagaCTTCAACTCTCCCTGTCATTCTGGTTAATTgatatatattacttattagATGATAACTTGCATTAAACAGCACAAAGGCCTACTACATACCCAAAGACCCACAAAGAGACTGCAAGAAGCATTGTACCAACCATCGCCCACTCATTTCTGGTGACAGGGCCCATGTGTTCCAGTTTCCTTGCAGCCATGGCAGGGGCATCTGGTGTATCTTTGGCTTCAGGAGGATATAGCTTGTATAAGATTAATGGAGTAGCTAGGAGACAGACAAGTGCTGGCAAACTAGCAGCCTTCAACCAAGAAATCCAGGGGCTTGTAATGACCACCCCTAGCTCCTCGGCTAATTTGAGGCAGAGCAGGTTTTGAGCTGCAGCAGTTAGGAAAAGAGCACTAGAGTTACAAGCAGACTGTCACACACACGTGAGTAATGCATTAGTCACCGAGTTGTCACATGATAACAAAACTACCATGAAGATGGAACGATACACATTCAAAAATCATAACGGAACAGAGCATAATATGCCTAAATGCTGAAAAAAAGAATTGCAGAAATCTTCCAATGCACCTCCATCTGTCCCAGGAAGACagagtaattaaaaaatagaggTATCCGGTAAAGAGGAAATCTCATAATCAACCTTCTATAatgacatatataaatatgaacatGCCTAAATGTTCCTTTATTCTCCAATTGATCTATTATCTAAAAAGcgttttcaaatatgaaaataaatattatctaTAGTAGCActaaaatcatcatttttttaggcaatacaaaataaatattatcaatTTGAATGAACGTCATCTGATGAATACATGATATCACTAATAATGCAAACAAATGCGGGAATTTGTGTTTTCTATCTTCCAATATCGGTATCGATTAAGCAgcagtaaaaaacaaaaaacgtaCTACATTTATTGTGATCATTATCTATACAGTAACAGTATCCGTTCAACCTGAAATTGGGACTGAATGAGATAAGACCCGAGCTTTCTTGCCGAGGGATCCCCCGGTTTGCTCCCGGCTGAAAGCGACAATGACTTGATTATCGGCAAGAACACGCCACCAGCCCTCGCGGTGGTGCTCGGCATTGCCGGCGCGATAAGCACCTCGCTAATCGTCAAGCCGTATGACAACCCCAGGGTACTTTTCCCCAACCACTTGACGAAATAGGTGGCGATCCTATCCCCCAACCCGGTCTTCACGAAACCGCGGGcgaagaagaaggagatgacAATCAGCCAGATGACCTCGTTGGTGAACGCGGCGAAGGCGCTGGAGAAGGTCAGCGTTTTGGTGACGATGGAGGAGGTGAGGCCGAGGAAAGCCCAAGCGCCGACGGGCAATGGGCTCAAGACGAGGCCGGCGACGGTGGAGAGGAAGATGGAGAGTAATTGCCAGGCCTGGGGAGTGACTTGTGGGGGTTTGGGGACGAGAAAGCGGACAATGAGGCCAATAGAGATTGAGATTATGAACGGGATGGGTTTGGCAccttgaggaggaggaggcggaGATGGGTTTGTGGTtttggaggaagaggaggcgtGAATTGGTGATAGACGTGATTTAAGGAGGGAAGGCTTTGGGATAGGGGGaaaggaagaggaggagaaggtggagaaggaggaggaggaggaataTCGGAGGGTAGGAAGGAAAGGTGGGGATTTGGAGATGGGGCGGGAGCGGTGGAGGAGGAACGAAGTGCGGGAGGGGAGAGAGAAGGAGGTGGAGATAGAATGCAGTGCGAAGCTCTCCATTTGTTTAGCCAAAAAGCAGAGAGCTTTGGTAGTGGCTGCGGGATGGGGGTGGAGAAGAGTGCACTGCAGAGCAGATttgagacacagagagagagagagagaacttccGAAAGGAGAGGTGGAAGACAACAGTATTACTGTTAGATACAATCAGTGTGCGTGCAGGTTTTGTGCGGAGGGAAATCAAATCTATGGGAGGACTGAAGACATATACAACAGTTAAAAAGAACAGAAACAGCAGAAACTTCCGTTTTATAAGGTGTTGTATTGGCTGTATATGAAACTGAAGGGTCAATAACATCTGAATTTGATAGGGGAATGGTATCTGTGTTTGGTTGGCCATGGTATATTTGGACTGACGTCAGCTATTTTGTGGGTGCCAACTCCCAAAccaaatcataaaattaaatagataaatgaGAAATTTCTTAtattcctttatatatatatatatgcttgttaTATTATacctattaatattatatatatattatatgattttAACAAActcattctatttttattttattataatgaaTTGTCATTATTCATCAACTCTgaaatctttctttaaaaaataacctATGATTTTAATagttataacaaaaataataataatgctacATACTATATTCTCTTTCCACTTTTATCACATTATTGAAAATACGACAATTTAATCACTTTCAAATAATCttttatatcaaaaaataaaaagttgataaaaaatattatcttataatagtaaaatgaaaGTGGGATCAGAATATGTCATTTAGAATTTGTTATTATTACAAGTGTCAAATTTTATATAGAGTTTTGTTgtatataatcacttttatgtattttttatgcattttattaatgtaattagttaaatcagttattttatattaaaaaaaatgatatagctATTTATATTAGTGaagcataaattttttattttatataatgagaAGAATACATAGCCCTATTCATAATATATACCTATGTGTATTACATACGTATATATAGcaaaaaaactttttcaaaatgtgGCGCATCAACAAGTGATATTGAAATaacaagttttaaaataaagattagCCGGGATAGGCGGAGGCAGGGAGGGATCCCTTTCAATGGCTAGAAAGGCCGATGAAGAGGTGGTCAAAGTGGAGGAAGTAGCGCCTTGGAGTCGCAATTTTTAAAGCCATAGATCTGACCCAAACCCAAAAGAATTAAGAAAGAGTGGGGCCATTTTCTCTGATTTCCACGCCCCTCTCATTTTTTAACTCCAGCCAAAATCACTACACCCACCGGTCACACAACCTATCTCTGTCACCCGCATGCTTCCTATTGGATGTCAATGTTTTGCAACAACTACGTGTTAAATTCTAACTACTAGTCCTGaccaataaaattttaaagaaataatatttacagtcgtaatTATGCAAGCGCCGCgtagtctttttaaaaaaattaaattaatatagaatttacataaaaaaaaaaatcataactttttaatcgaaaattttactatttttcaaagtaATTATACAACATCTACCCACTTCATGACTGTACGTAACcttattcataattttaatactatatttccatttcttttaaaGTTATATCTGATATTTTGAAATGTTTATTGAGACTTGTGCCTGTTGGGGTTAAATCAGTACaaatgtttttttgtttatcCAAATCAAAATCAGTACAAATGTTAAGCCTACTAAAAGTTATCCTTTCAtcgtatattttgtttttttaatagtaaaattatcttatcttattgacaataaaaatatactaattaCGAGTCAACAATTTTAAAGAGTTATATTATGTAcactcatttttatatattttttatttgattaaaataattattatatattaaaaataatataactaatcacatttataaaatatacaaaatatataaataaaaataactctataaaaaatttatattaagaaaatggtAATGATATCCTTCCAACTGGTTAACAACCAGTTTACAAGTAAggtaatataattttatcactttatcattaataaaaatattttttattattattatattttacatattttttaaacatttttaaccattaaaaaaaattttaaaatatatataattttattaagaatcacttctttaattacaaaatcataaaataaatttacataatttattatCAATTCTTCTACAGGCAGTCGGGGAGCTGCAAACGAGATGCAGTCGGCTGACGTCagccgttaaaaaaaaaaaaatggcagaaAAGTTCAAATGCGGGAAACTGTGATCACCAAAAGATTTTGGTTGGCGTGTTCTACAAGCTTCAAGCTTGGGCAAGCGAAAATGGAAGTCTGAGCAGGTTTCGGCTTGGATTTGCAGCTTGTTCGGGGCGTATTCTTCATGCATTCGGGGCGTCTCCTTCATGCTGCCGATTCGGGTCTCCTTCATCCAGCTGATTCCGAACCTTTTGGTTCATGCAGCTGATTCTGAGCAGGTTTTTGTTTTGTACAAAAGTGGCCtgaattttttttgggtttcatcTGGTTTAAAATGTTGAAAGAAGCACGCACCACAAGGGACTGAACCCAAGCGCCAGAGCCGTGGAATAAGTACGACCTCGAAGATTCAAGAGCAAGGATTGATCACCATCTCTTTTCCTTCGGCATTGTCGTTTGTAAAAAGAAACTTGGTAATCCCTTCGTGCTTCTTCTGCGTGTGGGTCTTCTGTAGCGTGTGTATATTTTTGATTTAGATTAATGGGAGAGATATGAATCTGTATGGGATGTGGGTCTTCGTGCTTCATACGCACGCCTGTCAAAACACTGAAAACTCaaattttagcatttttataattttgttggaTCTGTGCATCTTACTCCCATTGTTACTGAGATTGCATTCGGACAGCCCAAGGTGGGTTATAGTCCATGCTAAAAGACCTCTTTTTGAAGCGGTGTGAAAAAGCTGGAAGTTGCCTTCAGGTTTAAACGTGTTTAGCTTTGTTAAGAAGTTGGAAGTTACCCTAAGCTTCAAATGTTTGAAGCTCTGTTCGTTAAAAACCTGGAAGTTTGCTTGAGCTTCAAACGTTTGAAGCATTGTTAAAAACCTGGAAGTTGCCGTAAGCTTCAAACGTTTGAAGCTTTGTGGAAAACCTTTAAGTTGCCTTAAGCTCTGTATCAAGCTTTGTTAAAAACCGAAGTTGCCTTAAGGTCTGTTtgatttattgttaaaaaatttttatgatttgCGTTAAGCTCTGTTTGATGGAGCGGGAGTCTCGAGTCTCCATTTGGTTGAGGTGTCCGTGATCGTGAAATAgaggatgcatgcatgcagacaCAGACCTGTGAAGCTATAATCTCTACATTTTGTGTAATGCCAACAAAATCTCTGTGtctaaacatttattttttactaacaGATAATATGATGAGATTATAGCACTATGCTTGGTCTCAGTTGAAAGGCAAAGATATTATGATGAGAAATTGACCACGCATCatatgtttatttgttttgcGAATTGTTTTGGTTTATAGTCCTTCAAATATAGTTGTTAttatctttataataataataataacagtctttcaaatatatttgtactaaagtttttaataataataataacaattcttcaaatatatttgttattatttttataataataacaattcttcaaatatattataataataacagtccttctaaactaataatattatttcaatgaGAACATTATAGGTGGTGGTGTTGGGCCAGAGTATGCTTTTGAATGCTTTGTTTTATCTCTTCATAAAGTTCAAATGCTTTTGAATGCAtttgttttatctttttgttgATGGGGCATATTCCTTGAATTACAAGAGGTTATTTGCTTATTTCCATGAAATGGTtgaattatatgttattatttctccaagttatttgtttttttgctcCTTGATTAATATGAACTGGAAGACATATCTATGATACACTTTAGCGGAAATCTGCTTATTACACTTTATCCAAGTTATTTGCTTTTGATTTGCTCCTTGACTTTAAAGACTTTCTTGTATTGACTTTTCAGTGATcagaatttttatttgatagCATGGGAATAGGGGATGAAAACCCATCTCTCTCAACACCATTCAGTGTAGATCCCTTGACCAAGGTatgttatatgatttttatagaatttgttacGTCAATAGCATGGTTGCTAATTGGGTACCGGTCTTTTTATGTTAGGCCATCCCAACCACTGCTCCAAACTTTCCAATTTACATGCACGGTTACTATGGAGCCCCACCTGCATGGTCACCGGCTATTATGCCATATCCAAATGCACACCAACTTCAAGCCAACATTCAGATGGTGATGATCGAAGtttgttccccccccccccccctccttttaataaattttaattgctTTTGTTTTCAACAGAATGATGGTTACCCTTTTCAGCATGGGTTGGGTCGTCCGAATCCTCTCATGGCTACAAGTTCCGGATCGGCCGAAAAATTTGGTAAAGGGGATACACCTAGTGAAAGTGCAGCGCCCTGTTTGTCATCTAGAGTTCAGTCTCAAGGTGAAGAGGATATGCCAGATTCATGGGAAACAAGCGATGGCAATGCCGGGTCACCCCAGGTAGACGAGCTGGGATGTGGTGATATGATTGAGGAGCCAAGAACAGGGATGGAGTTTAATTCTTTAGAGGAATTAAATGGCTATTATAAGTTATATGCTAAAAGATGTGGATTTGGATCCatgacacaaaggagtgagaggGATGACAAAGGGAGTGTCAGATATGTCACTCTTGGTTGTGCTCGTGGGGGAAAGGCTCGGAATAAAACGACGAACATGGGCAAACCACGGCCTACAGCTAAGACTGACTATAAGGCAAGGATTAATGCCTTAAAAGTTGATGAAAAGATGAAGTTGACCACAGTTAATAATACACACAATCACGGACTGAGCCCACAGAAATCGCGCTTCTTCCGTTGTAATCGTGAAGTAAGTGAGGTTGTAAAAAGAGTGCTAGATACTAATGACCTGGCTGGCATCCGAATGAACAAGAGCTTCGGGTCTCTTGTTGTTGGCGCGGGAGGGTTTGAGAACCTGCCATTTTCGGAAAAAGATTGTCGCAACTACATAGATAAGGCAAGACATCTGCGACTTGGATCAGGTGGTGCTGGAGCGCTACGAGACTATTTCTCTCGGATGCAGTACAAGAATCCCGGATTCTTTTActtgatggatttagatgatGATGGGAGGTTAAGGAATGTATTCTGGGCAGATCCACGCAGTAGGGCAGCATATCAAGATTTTGGTGATGTGGTAACATTTGACACTACGTACTTGACGAATAGGTACGGGATGCCCTtcgcaccatttgttggtgtaaatcaTCATGGACAGTCGATTCTATTGGGGGCAGGGTTAATTTCCAGTGAGGACACAGACACTTTTATTTGGTTATTCCAGACTTGGCTGCAGTGTATGGATGGATTAGCCCCGCCAGCTATTATTACTGAGCAGGACAGAGCAATGAAGAATGCAATCGCTGTTGTATTTCCAAAAACTCGGCATAGATTTTGCTTGTGGCATATACTTAAGAAAGTCCCTGAGAAGCTAGGCTCTCATTGTGCCTACAAAAGTGGCCTGAAAAGTCAGCTaatgaaatgtgtgtatgacactcaaaatattgaagaatttgagaaatcctgGGAGCAGTTAATTAGCACATACACGTTGCAAGAGAATGGCTGGTTGTAAAGTTTGTACTCTGAGCGCACGTATTGGGTACCGGTCTTCctgaaggagtatttttggGCTGGCATGAGTACCACACAACggagcgagagcatgaatgcatttttcgACGGGTATGTTCATGCGAAGACAAACTTGAAGGAGTTCGTCGACCAATATGACAATGTATTGAGAAAGAAAATCGAGAATGAAATCAGCGCGGACTTCCACTCCTTTAGCGTTACAATTCCATGCATATCTAGATCTCCTATAGAGAAGAGATTCCAAGAGTTGTACACGAATGCCAAATTT from Carya illinoinensis cultivar Pawnee chromosome 6, C.illinoinensisPawnee_v1, whole genome shotgun sequence includes:
- the LOC122314081 gene encoding dicarboxylate transporter 2.1, chloroplastic-like; its protein translation is MESFALHSISTSFSLPSRTSFLLHRSRPISKSPPFLPTLRYSSSSSFSTFSSSSFPPIPKPSLLKSRLSPIHASSSSKTTNPSPPPPPQGAKPIPFIISISIGLIVRFLVPKPPQVTPQAWQLLSIFLSTVAGLVLSPLPVGAWAFLGLTSSIVTKTLTFSSAFAAFTNEVIWLIVISFFFARGFVKTGLGDRIATYFVKWLGKSTLGLSYGLTISEVLIAPAMPSTTARAGGVFLPIIKSLSLSAGSKPGDPSARKLGSYLIQSQFQSACNSSALFLTAAAQNLLCLKLAEELGVVITSPWISWLKAASLPALVCLLATPLILYKLYPPEAKDTPDAPAMAARKLEHMGPVTRNEWAMVGTMLLAVSLWVFGEALGIASVVGAMIGLSILLLLGVLNWEDCLSEKSAWDTLAWFAVLVGMAGQLTNLGIVAWMSDSVAKSLQSLSLSWSAAFGILQASYFLIHYLFASQTGHVGALYSAFLAMHLAAGVPGMLAALALAYNTNLFGAITHYSSGQAAVYYGAGYVDLPDVFKMGFIMALTNAAIWVVVGGFWWKFLGLY
- the LOC122312811 gene encoding protein FAR1-RELATED SEQUENCE 5-like, with translation MGIGDENPSLSTPFSVDPLTKAIPTTAPNFPIYMHGYYGAPPAWSPAIMPYPNAHQLQANIQMVMIEHGLGRPNPLMATSSGSAEKFGKGDTPSESAAPCLSSRVQSQGEEDMPDSWETSDGNAGSPQVDELGCGDMIEEPRTGMEFNSLEELNGYYKLYAKRCGFGSMTQRSERDDKGSVRYVTLGCARGGKARNKTTNMGKPRPTAKTDYKARINALKVDEKMKLTTVNNTHNHGLSPQKSRFFRCNREVSEVVKRVLDTNDLAGIRMNKSFGSLVVGAGGFENLPFSEKDCRNYIDKARHLRLGSGGAGALRDYFSRMQYKNPGFFYLMDLDDDGRLRNVFWADPRSRAAYQDFGDVVTFDTTYLTNRYGMPFAPFVGVNHHGQSILLGAGLISSEDTDTFIWLFQTWLQCMDGLAPPAIITEQDRAMKNAIAVVFPKTRHRFCLWHILKKVPEKLGSHCAYKSGLKSQLMKCVLYSERTYWVPVFLKEYFWAGMSTTQRSESMNAFFDGYVHAKTNLKEFVDQYDNVLRKKIENEISADFHSFSVTIPCISRSPIEKRFQELYTNAKFREVQQQVMGVLDMNPYLLRRDGVKKTYLVEDEVRVEEFCKNITYYVDFNEENCEVKCSCGLFQMRGILCRHVLSIFKCNGIKSLPARYILDRWRKDIKRRYTLIHSAYDSGHQREDTNRYSTLLNICYQMITRAAGSKEHTEDATKKLNAMIELYGDNQEPPSMTKIGEETTIIGSSKQVLSPQVVRGKGRPPSLRRASRMEQHIRKGKAKTKKANLLGKRKEVLFGLDGSQPVLEGLDGSEVQK